The following proteins are co-located in the Vallicoccus soli genome:
- a CDS encoding SpoIIE family protein phosphatase, whose translation MSGAGGGAADGGAPVGGAPAPGRDALLAAALDRLPVGVVVLDADLRVLAASAGVPAPGAAPPWLEGQRGRLLEVLRTGEPLEPGGAAPLRARRLRAADGRALVGVLVDPPGGPRERPGRGRPDVLALLDEAARRVGSTLDVATTAREVVQVAVPAFADLAAVDLLEEQGPPGARPRLRRVARAAADPAPAGPYAAAGAPPVDDGGLVARVLEGREPVLVADPGAPAPGPPGGPPGEGPGPLVLAPLVARGAVLGLVTLGRGAGASAFDAQDLRLAGELARRAALAVDNARLYSRERATAVELQRSLLPREDPELGRVAVAHRYLPGGTTQVGGDWFDVIALAGGRVALVVGDVMGRGLRAAAAMGQLRTAVRTLAVLDLMPEDVLAHLDDLAQSLDEVQLATCAYAVYDPVDRALRYATAGHLPPVLLDPSGAPRVLAPASGAPLGVGGVPFGSVVVDVPDGCRLVLCTDGLVESRGADVDDGTARLLEALRRGPDDLEALCDAVLAETGRDRGHDDDVALLVARLEGVDPASCTAVAVRADLAAVGRARRLARRRLEEWGLHRLVDTAELLVSELVTNAVRYAREPVVLRLLLLDDRVEVSVADSDARLPRLRRAAPDDEGGRGLHLVGSLARRWGARSTPGGKVVWFDLPLR comes from the coding sequence GTGAGCGGAGCGGGCGGTGGCGCGGCGGACGGCGGTGCGCCGGTCGGGGGTGCGCCGGCACCGGGCCGCGACGCGCTCCTCGCCGCGGCGCTGGACCGGCTGCCCGTCGGGGTCGTCGTGCTCGACGCCGACCTGCGGGTGCTCGCGGCGAGCGCCGGGGTCCCGGCGCCGGGCGCCGCGCCGCCGTGGCTCGAGGGGCAGCGCGGACGGCTGCTCGAGGTGCTGCGCACGGGGGAGCCGCTGGAGCCGGGCGGGGCGGCCCCGCTGCGCGCGCGGCGGCTGCGGGCGGCGGACGGCCGCGCGCTCGTGGGCGTGCTCGTCGACCCGCCCGGCGGCCCCCGGGAGCGGCCCGGGCGGGGGCGCCCCGACGTGCTCGCCCTGCTCGACGAGGCCGCGCGGCGCGTGGGCAGCACCCTCGACGTGGCGACGACCGCCCGCGAGGTCGTGCAGGTCGCGGTCCCGGCCTTCGCCGACCTGGCGGCCGTGGACCTGCTCGAGGAGCAGGGTCCGCCCGGCGCGCGCCCGCGGCTGCGCCGGGTCGCCCGGGCCGCGGCGGACCCGGCGCCCGCGGGGCCGTACGCGGCCGCCGGGGCGCCGCCCGTCGATGACGGCGGCCTGGTCGCGCGGGTGCTCGAGGGGCGCGAGCCGGTGCTCGTGGCCGACCCCGGCGCCCCCGCGCCCGGCCCGCCGGGCGGGCCGCCGGGGGAGGGGCCGGGCCCGCTCGTGCTCGCCCCGCTCGTCGCCCGCGGCGCCGTGCTCGGCCTCGTCACCCTCGGGCGCGGCGCCGGAGCCTCCGCGTTCGACGCGCAGGACCTGCGCCTGGCCGGGGAGCTGGCGCGCCGCGCCGCGCTCGCCGTGGACAACGCCCGCCTCTACTCCCGGGAGCGGGCGACGGCGGTGGAGCTGCAGCGCTCGCTGCTGCCCCGCGAGGACCCCGAGCTGGGGCGGGTCGCCGTCGCCCACCGCTACCTCCCCGGCGGCACGACCCAGGTGGGGGGCGACTGGTTCGACGTCATCGCCCTCGCCGGCGGGCGCGTGGCGCTCGTCGTGGGGGACGTCATGGGGCGCGGGCTGCGCGCCGCCGCGGCCATGGGCCAGCTGCGCACCGCCGTGCGCACGCTCGCCGTGCTCGACCTCATGCCCGAGGACGTGCTCGCGCACCTCGACGACCTCGCCCAGTCCCTCGACGAGGTGCAGCTCGCGACGTGCGCCTACGCCGTGTACGACCCGGTGGACCGCGCCCTGCGCTACGCGACGGCCGGGCACCTCCCGCCGGTCCTGCTCGACCCGTCCGGCGCGCCGCGGGTGCTGGCGCCGGCCTCGGGCGCCCCGCTGGGGGTGGGCGGGGTCCCCTTCGGCAGCGTCGTGGTGGACGTGCCCGACGGCTGCCGGCTGGTGCTGTGCACCGACGGGCTCGTCGAGTCGCGCGGCGCCGACGTGGACGACGGCACGGCCCGGCTCCTGGAGGCGCTGCGTCGGGGCCCGGACGACCTCGAGGCGCTCTGCGACGCGGTGCTCGCCGAGACCGGCCGCGACCGCGGCCACGACGACGACGTCGCGCTGCTCGTCGCCCGCCTCGAGGGGGTCGACCCGGCCTCCTGCACCGCGGTCGCCGTACGGGCCGACCTCGCCGCCGTCGGCCGCGCCCGCCGGCTGGCCCGCCGCCGCCTCGAGGAGTGGGGCCTGCACCGCCTCGTCGACACCGCCGAGCTGCTCGTGAGCGAGCTGGTCACCAACGCCGTGCGCTACGCCCGCGAGCCGGTCGTGCTGCGGCTGCTGCTGCTCGACGACCGGGTCGAGGTCTCCGTGGCCGACAGCGACGCCCGCCTGCCCCGCCTGCGCCGGGCCGCGCCCGACGACGAGGGCGGGCGGGGCCTGCACCTCGTCGGCAGCCTCGCCCGGCGCTGGGGCGCCCGCTCGACGCCCGGCGGCAAGGTGGTCTGGTTCGACCTGCCGCTGCGCTGA
- a CDS encoding sensor histidine kinase: MAVVVLVVGVVSTALLRRSLQDRLDDQVRAAAQAPPGLGAPGGLGGPGGAGGPGGAFERGDDPSPEGAGRLTVVLDEGEVSAAWVDQEDGSRLGVEVPPGAAATLRGADRPRTADLGEVGAYRVLLARAPGGLQRVVGLPLAPVQSTVRTLAWTITAVGLAGLGLAALAGAAIVRLGLRPLRRVAATATEVARLPLGTGEVALAQRVPEAGTDPRTEVGQVGAALNRLLEHVAAALAARQESETRVRRFVADASHELRTPLASIRGYAELTRRSREAAPPDVAHALRRVESEAVRMSALVEDLLLLARLDAGRPVAHGPVDLTALLVDAVGDAHAAGPGHRWDLDLPEEPVVVDGDAARLHQVVANLLANARVHTPPGTRVVAGLATARGRAVLTVQDEGPGIAPALLPTVFERFARGDEGRARAGGSGQGTTGSTGLGLAIVRAVVAAHGGTVEVASAPGCTRFTVALPLAGTGTPS; this comes from the coding sequence ATGGCCGTGGTGGTGCTCGTCGTCGGCGTCGTGAGCACCGCCCTGCTGCGCCGGTCGCTGCAGGACCGCCTCGACGACCAGGTGCGCGCGGCCGCGCAGGCGCCGCCCGGGCTCGGCGCACCCGGCGGGCTCGGCGGGCCCGGCGGGGCCGGCGGGCCGGGCGGGGCCTTCGAGCGCGGCGACGACCCGTCCCCCGAGGGCGCCGGGCGGCTCACGGTGGTCCTCGACGAGGGGGAGGTGAGCGCCGCGTGGGTGGACCAGGAGGACGGCTCGCGGCTGGGCGTCGAGGTGCCCCCCGGAGCCGCCGCCACCCTGCGCGGCGCGGACCGGCCGAGGACGGCGGACCTCGGCGAGGTGGGGGCGTACCGGGTGCTGCTCGCCCGCGCGCCCGGCGGCCTGCAGCGCGTCGTCGGCCTCCCGCTCGCCCCCGTGCAGAGCACGGTGCGGACCCTGGCGTGGACGATCACGGCGGTCGGCCTCGCCGGCCTCGGGCTCGCCGCCCTGGCCGGCGCGGCGATCGTCCGGCTCGGCCTGCGCCCGCTGCGGCGGGTGGCGGCCACCGCCACCGAGGTGGCGCGGCTCCCCCTGGGCACGGGCGAGGTGGCGCTGGCCCAGCGCGTGCCCGAGGCCGGCACCGACCCCCGTACGGAGGTCGGGCAGGTCGGTGCCGCCCTCAACCGGCTCCTCGAGCACGTCGCCGCCGCGCTGGCGGCCCGCCAGGAGAGCGAGACCCGCGTCCGGCGCTTCGTCGCCGACGCCAGCCACGAGCTGCGCACGCCCCTCGCCTCGATCCGCGGCTACGCGGAGCTGACCCGGCGCAGCCGCGAGGCCGCTCCCCCCGACGTGGCCCACGCGCTGCGGCGGGTGGAGTCCGAGGCGGTGCGCATGAGCGCGCTCGTCGAGGACCTGCTGCTCCTCGCCCGCCTCGACGCCGGCCGTCCCGTGGCGCACGGCCCGGTCGACCTCACGGCCCTGCTCGTCGACGCCGTCGGGGACGCGCACGCAGCGGGGCCCGGGCACCGCTGGGACCTCGACCTCCCCGAGGAGCCCGTCGTCGTCGACGGCGACGCCGCGCGCCTGCACCAGGTCGTCGCCAACCTGCTGGCGAACGCCCGCGTGCACACGCCGCCCGGCACCCGGGTCGTGGCGGGCCTCGCGACCGCGCGCGGCCGGGCGGTGCTCACGGTGCAGGACGAGGGGCCCGGCATCGCGCCCGCGCTGCTGCCGACGGTCTTCGAGCGCTTCGCGCGCGGCGACGAGGGGCGGGCCCGCGCCGGCGGCAGCGGGCAGGGCACCACGGGCAGCACCGGGCTCGGGCTGGCCATCGTGCGGGCCGTGGTCGCGGCCCACGGCGGCACCGTCGAGGTCGCGAGCGCGCCCGGGTGCACGCGGTTCACGGTCGCGCTGCCGCTGGCGGGCACGGGGACGCCCTCCTGA
- a CDS encoding response regulator has protein sequence MTDAPHPGPAAAPGPPRLRRPDGTPVRVLVVDDEPALTELLSMALRYEGWDVRTAGDGGAATRAARGFRPDAVVLDMMLPDMDGLEVLRRLRADATDVPVLFLTARDAVEDRVAGLTAGGDDYVTKPFSLEEVVARLRGLVRRSGSLAQREGGRLVVGDLVMDEDSREVHRGGDAVHLTATEFELLRFLMRNPRRVLSKAQILDRVWDYDFGGQANVVELYVSYLRKKVDAGRAPMIHTRRGAGYVLKPADPAG, from the coding sequence ATGACGGACGCCCCGCACCCCGGGCCCGCAGCGGCCCCCGGCCCGCCCCGCCTGCGCCGCCCCGACGGCACCCCGGTGCGGGTCCTCGTCGTCGACGACGAGCCGGCGCTCACCGAGCTGCTGTCCATGGCGCTGCGCTACGAGGGCTGGGACGTGCGCACGGCGGGCGACGGCGGCGCGGCGACCCGGGCCGCGCGCGGCTTCCGGCCGGACGCGGTCGTCCTCGACATGATGCTGCCGGACATGGACGGCCTGGAGGTGCTGCGCCGCCTGCGCGCCGACGCGACCGACGTGCCCGTGCTCTTCCTCACCGCGAGGGACGCCGTCGAGGACCGCGTCGCGGGGCTGACCGCCGGTGGCGACGACTACGTGACCAAGCCGTTCAGCCTGGAGGAGGTCGTCGCGCGCCTGCGCGGGCTCGTGCGCCGCAGCGGCTCGCTCGCCCAGCGCGAGGGCGGGCGGCTCGTCGTCGGCGACCTCGTCATGGACGAGGACAGCCGCGAGGTGCACCGCGGCGGGGACGCCGTGCACCTCACGGCGACCGAGTTCGAGCTGCTGCGCTTCCTCATGCGCAACCCCCGGCGCGTGCTGAGCAAGGCGCAGATCCTCGACCGGGTCTGGGACTACGACTTCGGCGGGCAGGCCAACGTGGTGGAGCTCTACGTGTCCTACCTGCGCAAGAAGGTGGACGCCGGCCGCGCCCCGATGATCCACACCCGGCGCGGCGCGGGGTACGTGCTCAAGCCCGCGGACCCGGCCGGCTGA
- the typA gene encoding translational GTPase TypA, producing the protein MPRREDLRNVAIVAHVDHGKTTLVDAMLWQSGAFTQHQADQGDVNERVMDSMDLEREKGITILAKNTAVRHGDLTINIIDTPGHADFGGEVERGLSMVDGVVLLVDASEGPLPQTRFVLRKALQSRLPVILVINKVDRPDARIAEVVDETYELFLDLDADEDQIDFPIVYCHAKAGKASLERPKDGESPDSPDLEPLFQVIRDTIPAPSFTEGAPLQAHVTNLDASPYLGRLALCRVHEGTIRKGQSVTWCRTDGSQQRVRITELLMTEALERVPAEEAGPGDIIAIAGIEDITIGETLADPEDPRPLPVITVDEPSISMTIGINTSPLAGKSGTKLTARLVKNRLDAELVGNVSIRVVPTDRPDTWEVQGRGELQLAILVELMRREGFELTVGKPQVVTRVVDGKVHEPVERLTVDIPEEYLGVVTQLMALRKGRMEQMVNHGTGWVRMEYVVPARGLIGFRTEFLTETRGTGLLHHVFEAYEPWHGELRTRPTGSLVADRSGPVTSFACHNLQERGTLFVSPTTEVYEGMIVGENSRADDMDVNICKEKKLTNMRSSTGDELVRLIPPRAMGMEQALEFCREDECVEVTPATVRLRKVVLSAQERERTRARRSR; encoded by the coding sequence ATGCCCCGCCGCGAAGACCTCCGCAACGTCGCCATCGTCGCCCACGTCGACCACGGCAAGACCACCCTCGTCGACGCCATGCTCTGGCAGTCCGGGGCGTTCACCCAGCACCAGGCCGACCAGGGCGACGTGAACGAGCGCGTCATGGACTCGATGGACCTCGAGCGCGAGAAGGGCATCACCATCCTCGCGAAGAACACCGCGGTCCGGCACGGCGACCTCACCATCAACATCATCGACACCCCCGGCCACGCCGACTTCGGCGGCGAGGTCGAGCGCGGGCTGTCGATGGTCGACGGCGTCGTGCTGCTCGTCGACGCCTCCGAGGGCCCGCTGCCGCAGACGCGCTTCGTCCTGCGCAAGGCGCTGCAGTCGCGGCTGCCCGTCATCCTCGTCATCAACAAGGTCGACCGCCCCGACGCGCGGATCGCCGAGGTGGTCGACGAGACGTACGAGCTGTTCCTCGACCTCGACGCGGACGAGGACCAGATCGACTTCCCGATCGTCTACTGCCACGCGAAGGCCGGGAAGGCCTCGCTGGAGCGGCCCAAGGACGGCGAGTCGCCGGACAGCCCCGACCTCGAGCCGCTGTTCCAGGTCATCCGCGACACCATCCCGGCGCCGTCCTTCACCGAGGGCGCGCCGCTGCAGGCGCACGTCACGAACCTCGACGCCTCGCCCTACCTCGGGCGCCTCGCGCTGTGCCGCGTGCACGAGGGCACGATCCGCAAGGGCCAGAGCGTCACCTGGTGCCGCACCGACGGCTCCCAGCAGCGGGTGCGCATCACCGAGCTGCTCATGACCGAGGCGCTCGAGCGCGTCCCGGCGGAGGAGGCCGGCCCGGGCGACATCATCGCCATCGCCGGCATCGAGGACATCACCATCGGCGAGACGCTCGCCGACCCCGAGGACCCGCGCCCGCTGCCGGTCATCACCGTCGACGAGCCGTCCATTTCGATGACCATCGGCATCAACACCTCGCCGCTGGCCGGCAAGTCCGGCACCAAGCTCACGGCCCGCCTGGTGAAGAACCGGCTCGACGCCGAGCTCGTCGGCAACGTGTCGATCCGCGTCGTGCCGACCGACCGCCCCGACACGTGGGAGGTCCAGGGCCGCGGCGAGCTGCAGCTGGCGATCCTCGTCGAGCTCATGCGCCGCGAGGGCTTCGAGCTGACCGTGGGCAAGCCGCAGGTCGTGACCCGCGTCGTCGACGGCAAGGTCCACGAGCCGGTCGAGCGCCTCACCGTCGACATCCCCGAGGAGTACCTCGGCGTCGTCACCCAGCTCATGGCCCTGCGCAAGGGGCGCATGGAGCAGATGGTCAACCACGGCACCGGCTGGGTCCGGATGGAGTACGTCGTCCCGGCCCGCGGGCTCATCGGCTTCCGCACCGAGTTCCTCACCGAGACCCGCGGCACCGGCCTGCTGCACCACGTCTTCGAGGCGTACGAGCCGTGGCACGGCGAGCTGCGCACCCGCCCGACCGGCTCGCTGGTGGCCGACCGCAGCGGGCCCGTGACGTCCTTCGCCTGCCACAACCTGCAGGAGCGCGGCACGCTCTTCGTGAGCCCCACGACCGAGGTCTACGAGGGCATGATCGTCGGCGAGAACTCCCGGGCGGACGACATGGACGTCAACATCTGCAAGGAGAAGAAGCTCACGAACATGCGCTCGTCGACCGGCGACGAGCTCGTGCGGCTCATCCCGCCGCGCGCCATGGGCATGGAGCAGGCGCTGGAGTTCTGCCGCGAGGACGAGTGCGTCGAGGTGACGCCGGCGACGGTGCGCCTGCGCAAGGTGGTCCTGTCCGCGCAGGAGCGCGAGCGCACGCGGGCCCGCCGGAGCCGCTGA